In the Helianthus annuus cultivar XRQ/B chromosome 11, HanXRQr2.0-SUNRISE, whole genome shotgun sequence genome, one interval contains:
- the LOC110891371 gene encoding solute carrier family 35 member F1, translating to MSSDASGGWWRRSELSTVVSVLLLGQLLSFILALLTFTSSYSASLGLNSPVTLVLFGYLALTIVYGSILLYRRHELVIPWYWYALIAFFDVQGNYLFNSAYYFTSITSVALLDCWTIAWVILLTWIFLGTKYSLWQFLGVALCGLGLCLVVLSDVGVGGGGGSNPLLGDILVIGATIFYALSKVGEEFCVKKTSLIEVLAMIGLFGTLFSLIEIAIFERKTLEAVTWSAELILTFVGNTVGILLFYTLTPLILQASGTTLFNLSLLTSDMWVVLIRIFFYQQQVEWLYYVSFAVVGVGLLIYSKTEKSPNLPQELEHGIPNSQYQLVHEQASIDV from the exons ATGAGCTCCGACGCTAGCGGCGGGTGGTGGCGGAGATCGGAGCTTTCTACGGTGGTTTCGGTTTTGCTACTTGGACAGTTGCTCTCATTTATACTCGCGCTTCTCACCTTCACTTCATCCTATTCTGCCAGTCTCG GTCTCAATTCACCTGTTACTCTGGTACTCTTTGGCTATCTGGCTTTAACCATTGTCTATGGGAGCATCTTGTTGTACCGACGCCATGAACTCGTT ATTCCATGGTATTGGTATGCTCTTATAGCATTTTTTGATGTCCAAGGCAACTATCTTT TTAATTCAGCATACTACTTCACATCAATTACAAGTGTGGCATTATTAGATTGTTGGACTATTGCATGGGTCATCCTTCTTACTTGGATATTTTTGGGCACAAAATATTCTCTATGGCAGTTTCTTGGTGTAGCTCTTTGTGGGTTAGGCCTTTGTTTAGTGGTTCTTTCTGATGTTGGGGTTGGTGGTGGAG GTGGTTCGAATCCACTTTTGGGTGATATACTTGTCATTGGAGCGACAATTTTCTATGCACTGAGCAAGGTTGGCGAG GAATTTTGTGTTAAGAAAACCAGTCTTATTGAAGTATTAGCAATGATTGGTCTTTTCGGAACGCTATTTAGCTTGATTGAGAT TGCCATATTCGAGAGGAAGACTCTAGAAGCCGTGACATGGTCTGCTGAACTT ATACTAACATTTGTTGGTAACACAGTTGGGATTTTATTGTTTTACACGTTAACGCCTCTTATTTTACAG GCAAGTGGCACCACGTTGTTCAATTTGTCACTCCTCACGTCTGATATGTGGGTTGTTCTCATTCGCATCTTTTTCTACCAACAACAG GTAGAGTGGCTATACTATGTATCGTTTGCAGTTGTTGGTGTTGGTCTTCTCATATATTCGAAAAC GGAGAAGAGTCCCAATCTTCCACAAGAACTTGAACATGGGATCCCAAACTCACAATATCAACTAGTTCATGAGCAAGCATCAATTGACGTTTAG